Proteins co-encoded in one Epinephelus moara isolate mb chromosome 13, YSFRI_EMoa_1.0, whole genome shotgun sequence genomic window:
- the pms2 gene encoding mismatch repair endonuclease PMS2 has product MSDACSEPAGAIKAIDRHSVHQICSGQVVLTLSTAVKELVENSIDAGATNVDVRLKECGTELVEVSDNGKGVEEANFEGLTLKHHTSKLRDFSDLIHVETFGFRGEALSSLCALSDLSVVTCHESSQVGTKLVFDQKGHLVQRSPHPRQQGTTVSLQQLFYTLPVRHKEFQRNIKKEYAKMLHVLQSYCVISTGVRITCSNQNGQGKRSTVLSTSGSQSMRDNIGAIFGPKQLQSLLPFQQVSPAENIIEEYGLKEADLPKQLFSITGFVSRGDHGVGRSATDRQFFFINNRPCDPLKVTKLVNEVYHMYNRHQYPFVALNIAVASECVDVNVTPDKRQIFLQEEKLLLAILKTSLINMYEAGVNKISLNYTPIPSTNTTSKICQVVPSNENMPEPGEDMEPVIQSPKSSLNLAGLKAAFSSHKSSNFGNKSGVAKAANTQKTLQSFFTGKPPACSPTVTSPVKPTRHLAKPSPVGKSVLDGFRYGRMSDDTDSEKDSAVSSCDVTTATADNQCSGREFSSPEPATDSVENETLEETSENSHTVPEDPELQTEPCTSSEDCTVSPDAKRARTEKPHFPAEHKSNTFYKSSSTVDAPVCIQKRTVPLRFSLQELAGKFKRLEDRQKQRTDEELCYRRFRAKINPGENQSAEDELKKEISKDMFKQMEIIGQFNLGFIIAKLNSDIFMIDQHATDEKYNFEMLQQHTVLQGQKLIVPQKLHLTAVSENVLMENIEIFRKNGFEFIIDEDAQVMERVKLVSLPTSKNWTFGPADIEELIFMLSDSPGVMCRPSRVRQMFASRACRKSVMIGTALSVSEMKKLLVHMGEIEHPWNCPHGRPTMRHLTNLDIISQD; this is encoded by the exons ATGTCTGATGCTTG CTCTGAACCTGCAGGAGCCATCAAGGCCATTGACAGGCACTCAGTGCATCAGATCTGCTCAGGACAGGTGGTGCTGACTTTGTCCACAGCTGTCAAAGAGCTGGTGGAGAACAGCATCGATGCAGGGGCTACCAACGTTG ATGTCAGGCTGAAGGAGTGTGGAACTGAACTCGTGGAGGTGTCAGACAATGGCAAAGGAGTAGAAGAGGCCAACTTTGAAGGGCTGA CATTGAAGCATCACACATCAAAGCTGAGGGATTTCTCTGATCTCATCCATGTGGAAACATTTGGTTTCAGAGGTGAAGCCCTCAGCTCTTTGTGCGCTCTGAG TGACCTGAGTGTGGTGACGTGCCATGAGTCCAGCCAGGTGGGGACCAAGCTGGTGTTTGACCAAAAAGGCCACCTAGTGCAGAGGTCACCCCATCCCCGGCAGCAAGGCACCACAGTCAGCCTGCAGCAGCTCTTCTACACCCTGCCTGTTCGACACAAGGAGTTCCAGCGCAATATTAAGAAG GAGTATGCAAAAATGCTCCATGTGCTGCAGTCCTACTGTGTCATCTCTACAGGAGTGCGCATTACCTGCTCCAACCAAAATGGGCAGGGAAAGCGCAGCACAGTCCTCAGCACCAGTGGCAGCCAGAGTATGAGAGACAACATAGGGGCCATATTTGGACCAAAACAG CTACAGAGTCTCCTGCCTTTTCAGCAAGTGTCTCCAGCAGAAAATATTATTGAAGAATACGGACTCAAAGAAGCAGATTTACccaaacagcttttttc TATTACAGGGTTTGTGTCACGAGGGGACCACGGTGTTGGGAGAAGTGCCACAGACAGGCAGTTCTTTTTCATTAACAACCGGCCATGTGATCCTCTTAAG GTGACCAAACTTGTGAATGAAGTGTACCATATGTACAACAGACATCAGTATCCATTTGTCGCCTTGAACATAGCTGTTGCCTCTG AGTGTGTGGACGTGAACGTAACCCCGGACAAGCGGCAGATCTTCCTTCAGGAGGAGAAACTCTTGCTGGCTATTCTGAAGACTTCTCTCATAAATATGTATGAGGCTGGAGTCAATAAGATCAGCCTGAACTATACACCCATACCCAGCACCA ATACAACATCAAAAATCTGTCAGGTTGTTCCATCTAATGAGAACATGCCAGAACCCGGAGAGGATATGGAACCAGTGATTCAGAGCCCAAAGTCGTCCCTCAACCTTGCCGGCTTAAAAGCTGCCTTTTCAAGCCATAAAAGCTCCAATTTTGGGAACAAATCAGGTGTGGCAAAAGCTGccaacacacagaaaacactaCAGTCTTTTTTTACAGGCAAAcctccagcctgcagcccaACTGTAACATCTCCTGTGAAACCCACAAGACATCTTGCTAAACCGTCCCCAGTGGGAAAATCAGTGCTAGATGGGTTTAGGTACGGAAGGATGAGCGATGATACAGACTCTGAAAAAGACAGTGCTGTGTCCAGCTGTGACGTCACCACAGCAACAGCAGATAATCAGTGTTCTGGCCGTGAGTTCAGCTCTCCTGAACCAGCCACTGACAGTGTTGAAAATGAAACATTGGAAGAAACGTCAGAGAACAGTCACACTGTTCCTGAAGATCCAGAGTTACAGACTGAGCCGTGCACTTCCAGTGAGGACTGTACTGTGAGCCCAGATGCCAAGAGGGCCAGGACAGAGAAACCAcatttcccagcagaacacaaATCCAACACTTTTTATAAATCCTCCTCGACAGTGGATGCTCCAGTCTGCATTCAGAAGAGGACGGTGCCTCTCCGCTTCTCATTACAAGAGCTGGCGGGGAAGTTTAAGAGGTTAGAGGACCGTCAGAAACAGAGAACCGATGAGGAACTGTGCTATCGCCGCTTCAGGGCCAAAATCAACCCTGGAGAAAATCAAAGTGCAGAGGATGAGCTCAAGAAGGAGATCAG TAAAGACATGTTCAAACAGATGGAGATCATCGGCCAGTTTAACCTGGGCTTCATTATCGCCAAACTCAACTCGGACATCTTCATGATTGACCAGCATGCCACAGATGAGAAATACAACTTTGAGATGCTGCAGCAGCACACTGTGCTCCAGGGACAGAAGCTCATAGT CCCTCAGAAGCTTCACCTCACTGCTGTCAGTGAAAACGTACTCATGGAGAACATTGAGATCTTCAGAAAGAATGGCTTTGAATTTATTATCGATGAGGATG CTCAGGTTATGGAAAGAGTTAAGCTGGTGTCTCTGCCCACCAGTAAAAACTGGACATTTGGCCCAGCTGACATTGAAGAGCTGATCTTCATGTTGAGCGACAGCCCGGGGGTCATGTGTCGACCATCACGCGTCAGGCAGATGTTTGCCTCTCGAGCTTGTCGAAAATCT GTAATGATTGGCACTGCTCTGAGTGTCAGTGAGATGAAGAAGCTCCTGGTGCATATGGGGGAGATTGAGCATCCATGGAACTGTCCTCACGGCAGGCCCACCATGAGACATCTCACCAACCTGGACATCATCTCACAAGACTGA
- the rsph10b gene encoding radial spoke head 10 homolog B has translation MAQGKEKKKTTIKNDQEENEKTCGNSELPHTAEEDEKIKSESCSAGLTVNQPDLHDRPDSDEQPEEDDIYELPTLFCLIVLKYEGETCEGRFHGEGVAYFEGGHVYKGMFSKGLMDGCGVLTLAGGLKYEGEFVCNKPMGQGTYTWPDGSSYKGEVYNGIRHGTGTYKCAKNGVTYTGKWDQGKRHGKGTVYYNQDKTSWYKGDWVKNNREGWGVRRYLSGNTYSGEWKNNLRHGEGTMRWLKLGQQYVGMWQKGVQHGRGTHTWILRRADGSQYSQSNQYTGDFVQGQRHGQGTFYYAGGAIYEQEWRMNKKHGKGKFTFEDGRVFEGECLDHQTMHNLNGKKDPIPPPVSSILGPDMTLNIECLLEKIPERKRDTERKQVEFVVLRQDRELRSIYSFYSRLGHARSPDNTFLLSRLQLWRLLKDCNVHHQGITLTQIDHLIREDATAADIHSPYTPMLLRQLLSCLVVVAYHIYHKDMVSQKNLLAACFSRLMTDNILPNAKNVKGFLFRQPDCAVVTVSYVKKCWEVYQAHCKASAAPRDDQTMTCRHLLWMFKDLHLLDSNLTTARLLQIITAESHDPSNLSACLDLEITFLEFFEVLLGSAEVKCQQVSEHLEESKSPSSPEAEARRNQPEVESSENMLQTANSSTQSVAASLSSPITPEISNLKSVETSDSAELPTVQEVKTQQHVNEISEKPQSAEHTRGQRGEGKHVHTNRLETKDCEVELWKKTIHQFFNHFFFPAFEHNQLVSNNMKEEKLRQEAQRHIALAKAQQRAR, from the exons ATGGCACAAGggaaggaaaagaagaaaacgACGATAAAAAACGATCAAGAGGAAAATGAGAAGACGTGCGGAAATTCAGAGCTGCCTCATACAGCCGAggaagatgaaaaaataaagtcagaGAGCTGCTCTGCTGGTTTAACAGTAAACCAACCTGACCTCCATGACCGCCCTGACAGTGATGAGCAGCCTGAAGAAGACGACATTTATGAACTTCCCACACTTTTTTGCTTAATTGTACTAAA ATACGAAGGGGAAACCTGTGAAGGCCGGTTTCATGGAGAAGGGGTTGCATATTTTGAAGGAGGCCATGTGTACAAG GGGATGTTTTCCAAGGGACTTATGGATGGATGTGGTGTCCTCACACTGGCAGGTGGATTGAAATATGAG GGAGAATTTGTGTGCAACAAGCCCATGGGCCAGGGCACCTACACCTGGCCGGACGGCAGCTCTTATAAGGGTGAAGTGTACAACGGTATACGACATGGGACTGGAACTtacaaatgtgcaaaaaatggAGTGACATACACGGGGAAGTGGGATCAGGGCAAGAGGCACGGAAAG ggTACGGTGTATTATAACCAGGATAAGACCTCTTGGTATAAAGGAGACTGGGTGAAGAACAACAGAGAGGGATGGGGAGTGAGACG CTACCTGTCTGGTAACACTTACTCTGGTGAGTGGAAGAACAACCTGAGACATGGAGAGGGCACGATGAGGTGGCTTAAGCTGGGACAGCAGTATGTTGGGATGTGGCAGAAAGGAGTCCAG CATGGACGAGGCACACATACCTGGATCCTGAGGCGAGCAGACGGATCCCAGTATTCCCAGAGCAATCAGTACACAGGGGATTTTGTTCAGGGTCAGAGGCATGGGCAGGGAACCTTTTACTACGCTGGTGGTGCGATCTACGAACAAGAATGGAGGATGAATAAAAAACATGGGAAG GGGAAATTCACTTTCGAGGATGGGCGTGTTTTTGAAGGAGAGTGTTTGGACCATCAGACAATGCACAACCTGAATGGGAAGAAAGATCCTATTCCTCCACCTG TTTCATCTATCTTGGGACCAGACATGACTTTGAACATTGAATGTCTTCTGGAGAAAATCCCAGAGAGAAAGCGCGACACGGAGCGTAAACAG GTGGAGTTTGTGGTGCTGAGGCAAGACAGAGAGCTCAGGTCCATCTATAGTTTCTACAGCAGACTTGGCCACGCCCGCTCCCCTGATAACACCTTCCTGCTGTCCCGCCTGCAGCTGTGGCGCCTGCTCAAAGACTGTAACGTCCACCATCAGGGCATCACTCTGACACAGATAGACCATTTAATCAGAG AGGATGCTACAGCAGCAGACATCCACTCTCCTTACACTCCCATGCTTCTGCGCCAGCTCCTCAGCTGTCTAGTGGTTGTGGCCTACCACATCTACCATAAGGACATGGT GTCACAAAAAAACCTTCTGGCTGCCTGCTTTTCCAGACTGATGACAGACAACATCCTTCCTAATGCTAAGAATGTAAAAG GTTTCCTGTTCAGGCAGCCAGACTGTGCAGTGGTTACTGTGAGCTACGTAAAGAAGTGCTGGGAAGTCTATCAGGCTCACTGCAAAGCGAGTGCAGCTCCCAGAGATGACCAGACCATGACCTGCCGACACCTGCTGTGGATGTTCAAG GATCTCCATCTGCTGGACAGCAACCTGACCACAGCGAGACTATTGCAGATCATCACAGCAGAGAGCCATGACCCCAGCaacctgtctgcctgtctggaTCTGGAG ATTACATTCCTGGAGTTTTTTGAGGTGCTTCTGGGCTCTGCTGAGGTGAAGTGTCAGCAGGTTTCTGAACACCTGGAGGAAAGCAAGTCGCCCTCCAGTCCTGAGGCTGAGGCCAGGAGGAATCAACCTGAGGTGGAATCCAGCGAGAACATGTTGCAGACGGCAAACAGCTccactcagtca GTGGCAGCTTCACTGAGCTCCCCCATCACTCCTGAAATCTCCAACCTCAAGTCAGTGGAG ACAAGTGATTCAGCAGAATTACCTACTGTCCAAGAAGTGAAGACTCAACAACATGTGAATGAAATCAGTGAGAAACCTCAGTCTGCAG AGCACACAAGAGGGCAGAGAGGTGAAGGAAAACATGTGCACACCAATAGACTGGAGACCAAAGACTGTGAAGTGGAGCTCTGGAAAAAAACCATCCATCAATTCTTCAACCACTTTTTCTTCCCAGCTTTTGAACATAACCAGTTAGTGTCTAATAACATGAAGGAGGAGAAGCTCCGCCAGGAGGCCCAGAGACACATCGCTCTGGCCAAGGCCCAGCAAAGAGCCAGGTAG